In Candidatus Methylomirabilis tolerans, the genomic stretch TCGGCCATATGAGCTTGATGTAGCATGATGACCGTGCTATTGTGTCTACATGATCCGATCCTTTCGGAGCTCTGGGACGGAGGACATCTTCAACGGGCGGAACACGAAGGCTGCCCGGTGGACTTGTCCGAAGGAACTCTGGAGGGTTGCCTGGCAGAAGCTGGAGCAATTGGACTCGACTGCGCGATTGGAGGACCTTCGTGTCCCGCCGAGGAATCGTCTCGAGGCGCTGTCGGGCGACCGTTCCGGTCAGCATAGCATCCGGATCAACGATCAGTATCGAATCTGTTTCGTCTGGACGTCCGATGGTCCCGACTCGGTCGAGATCGTGGACTATCACTAAGCGGTACTCCGCGAGGTGCAGCGATGGTACACATCCCAACTCATCGAGAGCCTACCCATCCAGGTGAGATGCTGCTGGAGGAGTTCCTTAAGCCTATGGGACTCTCCCAGAAGGATCTCGCTGAGGGTATCCACGTTCCCTATCAGAGAGTCAACGAGCTTGTCCGCGGTCGCCGCGGTGTGACCCCGAGCACCGCGCTTCGGCTCGCACGGTTCTTCGGCATGTCGCCCGAGTTCTGGCTAAATCTCCAACTCCGCTGGGATCTCTCTCATGCCCAGCAGGCCGAGGCCGAGACGCTGCGGGGGATTCGTCAGGTCAAACGGTCACGGAGGGCGGCCTAACCTCGCGTTCCATCCGACGGTGCGCGCAGATCTGGGCGCACCGTCGGGGCTGATGGATCGTGAAGGTAAA encodes the following:
- a CDS encoding type II toxin-antitoxin system RelE/ParE family toxin gives rise to the protein MIRSFRSSGTEDIFNGRNTKAARWTCPKELWRVAWQKLEQLDSTARLEDLRVPPRNRLEALSGDRSGQHSIRINDQYRICFVWTSDGPDSVEIVDYH
- a CDS encoding HigA family addiction module antidote protein, with protein sequence MVHIPTHREPTHPGEMLLEEFLKPMGLSQKDLAEGIHVPYQRVNELVRGRRGVTPSTALRLARFFGMSPEFWLNLQLRWDLSHAQQAEAETLRGIRQVKRSRRAA